From the genome of Haloterrigena sp. KLK7, one region includes:
- a CDS encoding nucleoside monophosphate kinase, whose protein sequence is MHVIGTVGLPGSGKGEAATVAREHGIPVVTMGDVVRQETADRGLDPTKDHGKVAQALRDENGPTAIAERSLPMIEDRLEDHDTVLVDGIRSDTEVDIFEERFGEAFTLVSIEAPFEVRAERIDARGRDASEDDGGEGLAARDERERGFGMDDAMDRADVVVENTDSLEAFHERIEAIIREGGAATDGDDGEPESEPEPTPDSVSNTDP, encoded by the coding sequence ATGCACGTCATCGGAACGGTGGGACTGCCCGGCAGCGGGAAGGGCGAGGCCGCGACCGTCGCGCGCGAACACGGCATCCCGGTGGTGACGATGGGCGACGTCGTCCGCCAGGAGACGGCCGACCGGGGGCTCGACCCGACGAAGGATCACGGCAAGGTCGCGCAGGCGCTGCGCGACGAGAACGGGCCGACCGCGATCGCCGAGCGGTCGCTGCCGATGATCGAGGACCGCCTCGAGGACCACGACACCGTCCTCGTGGACGGCATCCGATCGGACACGGAAGTGGACATCTTCGAAGAGCGGTTCGGCGAGGCGTTCACGCTGGTCAGCATCGAGGCCCCCTTCGAGGTCCGGGCCGAGCGGATCGACGCCCGCGGCCGGGACGCCAGCGAGGACGACGGCGGCGAGGGGCTGGCCGCCCGCGACGAGCGCGAGCGCGGCTTCGGGATGGACGACGCGATGGACCGCGCCGACGTCGTCGTCGAGAACACCGACTCCCTCGAGGCGTTCCACGAGCGCATCGAGGCGATCATCCGCGAGGGCGGCGCGGCGACCGACGGTGACGACGGCGAACCGGAATCGGAACCGGAACCGACACCAGACTCCGTCTCGAATACCGATCCATGA
- a CDS encoding RNA-binding domain-containing protein, with amino-acid sequence MTDIYRVDIEITAPIYDTEVTSRVVDAVANIFPNADIAEEFGEVRGEAHAMDHFSDLLHRQEILDTARGEFFANREDETFTFALKKQAAFEDRINFSVGEPDELGEIAVRVRVEEPTLEEYVDHIAPPTEDGRPVDA; translated from the coding sequence ATGACCGACATCTATCGCGTCGACATCGAGATCACGGCGCCGATCTACGACACCGAAGTCACGAGTCGGGTCGTCGACGCCGTCGCGAACATCTTTCCCAACGCCGACATAGCGGAGGAGTTCGGCGAAGTCAGGGGCGAAGCGCACGCGATGGACCACTTCTCGGACCTGCTCCACCGCCAGGAGATCCTCGACACCGCCCGCGGAGAGTTCTTCGCGAACCGCGAGGACGAGACGTTCACCTTCGCGCTGAAGAAGCAGGCGGCCTTCGAGGATCGGATCAACTTCTCCGTGGGCGAGCCGGACGAACTCGGCGAGATCGCCGTTCGGGTGCGGGTCGAAGAGCCGACGCTCGAGGAGTACGTCGACCACATCGCACCGCCGACCGAGGACGGCCGACCGGTCGACGCCTGA
- a CDS encoding CBS domain-containing protein: MHDTITVSEIMVTDVVTATPDTTASRAATLLRDEGVSSVVVVRDGAPIGIVTEGDFLTHLCERTDLGSVELTDVLSAPLETISPETTIIDAVGVLQENGLEHLPVVEREAGDSDAHGDLVGILTTTELSYYVPHLAHRTGGLEAERPRQRVRTDTQYERDDWTFEYRAENESTVDVGDVARFSKVLSESDVEAFAEISGDTNRLHLDAAYAAETRFGERIVHGVLANGLISAALARLPGLTIYLSQESSFLAPVPIDDRVTAVCEVVDDLGRSKYRIETTVTDGDDTTVLEGDAVVLIDELPPEATAEDEQVTVD, from the coding sequence ATGCACGACACGATCACCGTCTCGGAGATCATGGTCACCGACGTCGTCACCGCCACGCCGGACACCACCGCCTCCCGCGCCGCGACGCTGCTGCGCGACGAGGGCGTCAGTTCTGTCGTCGTCGTTCGCGACGGCGCGCCGATCGGCATCGTGACCGAAGGCGACTTCCTCACGCACCTCTGCGAGCGCACCGATCTCGGCAGCGTCGAACTGACCGACGTGCTGTCTGCGCCCCTCGAGACGATCTCCCCCGAGACGACGATCATCGACGCCGTCGGCGTCCTGCAGGAGAACGGGCTCGAGCACCTCCCGGTCGTCGAGCGCGAAGCGGGCGATAGCGACGCTCACGGTGACCTCGTCGGTATCCTCACCACGACGGAGCTCAGCTACTACGTCCCCCACCTCGCCCATCGGACGGGCGGCCTCGAGGCCGAGCGCCCGCGACAACGAGTTCGGACCGACACGCAGTACGAGCGCGACGACTGGACGTTCGAGTACCGCGCCGAGAACGAGTCGACCGTCGACGTCGGCGACGTCGCTCGGTTCTCGAAGGTGCTCTCGGAGAGCGACGTCGAGGCGTTCGCCGAGATCAGCGGCGATACGAACCGCCTGCACCTCGACGCGGCCTACGCGGCCGAGACCAGATTCGGCGAGCGGATCGTCCACGGCGTCCTCGCAAACGGGCTGATCAGCGCCGCGCTCGCCCGCCTGCCGGGGCTGACGATCTACCTCTCACAGGAGAGCAGCTTCCTCGCGCCGGTGCCGATCGACGACCGAGTGACGGCCGTCTGCGAGGTCGTCGACGACCTGGGCCGCTCGAAGTACCGGATCGAGACGACCGTCACCGACGGCGACGACACGACCGTGCTCGAGGGCGACGCCGTCGTCCTCATCGACGAACTCCCGCCCGAGGCGACGGCCGAGGACGAACAAGTGACCGTCGATTGA
- a CDS encoding signal recognition particle protein Srp54: protein MVLDDLGSSLRGTLDKLRGKSRISEEDIEEIVKEIQRSLLSADVDVSLVMELSDNIKERALEEEPPAGTPARDFVLRIVYEELVALIGDSTELPLEEQTILLAGLQGSGKTTSAAKMAWWFSTKGLRPAVIQTDTFRPGAYEQAKEMTERAEVDFYGNPDNDDPVEIARKGLAETSEADVHIVDTAGRHALEDELIDEIEEIEDVADPDTSLLVLDAAIGQGAKDQAQQFDESIGIDGVVITKIDGTAKGGGALTAVDQTDSSIAFLGTGEEVQDIERFEPDGFISRLLGMGDLGQLAERVERAMEQTEMEEDDWDPEDMLQGSFTLHDMQKQMEAMNNMGPLDQVMDMIPGFGGGIKDQLPDDAMDVTQERMRTFSVIMDSMTEAEKEYPKAIGASQIERIARGSGTSEDEVRELLQQYKMMEKTIKQFQGMGSEQEMQRMMKQMQQGGGGGGGGMGGMGPFG from the coding sequence ATGGTACTCGACGATCTCGGGAGTTCTCTGCGGGGAACCTTAGATAAGCTCCGCGGGAAGTCACGCATCAGCGAGGAGGACATCGAGGAGATCGTCAAGGAGATCCAGCGCTCCTTGCTCTCCGCCGACGTCGACGTCTCGCTCGTGATGGAGCTGTCGGACAACATCAAGGAGCGAGCCCTCGAGGAGGAGCCCCCGGCCGGCACGCCGGCGCGGGACTTCGTCCTCCGCATCGTCTACGAGGAACTGGTCGCCCTCATCGGTGACTCGACGGAGTTGCCCCTCGAGGAACAGACCATTCTCCTGGCCGGGCTGCAGGGTTCCGGGAAGACGACCTCCGCGGCGAAGATGGCCTGGTGGTTCTCGACGAAGGGGCTTCGCCCCGCCGTGATCCAGACCGACACCTTCCGTCCCGGCGCCTACGAGCAGGCCAAGGAGATGACCGAGCGCGCGGAGGTCGACTTCTACGGGAACCCGGACAACGACGATCCGGTCGAGATCGCCCGCAAGGGCTTAGCGGAGACCAGCGAGGCCGACGTCCACATCGTCGACACGGCGGGTCGCCACGCGCTCGAGGACGAGTTGATCGACGAGATCGAGGAGATCGAGGACGTCGCGGATCCCGACACGTCGCTGCTCGTGCTGGACGCGGCGATCGGGCAGGGAGCCAAGGACCAGGCCCAGCAGTTCGACGAGTCGATCGGGATCGACGGCGTCGTCATCACGAAGATCGACGGGACCGCGAAGGGTGGCGGCGCGCTGACGGCGGTCGACCAGACCGACTCCTCGATCGCCTTCCTCGGGACCGGCGAGGAGGTCCAGGACATCGAGCGCTTCGAGCCCGACGGCTTCATTTCACGGCTGCTCGGCATGGGCGACCTCGGCCAGCTCGCGGAACGCGTCGAGCGCGCCATGGAGCAGACCGAGATGGAGGAGGACGACTGGGACCCCGAGGACATGCTCCAGGGCTCGTTCACCCTCCACGACATGCAAAAGCAGATGGAGGCGATGAACAACATGGGGCCGCTGGATCAGGTGATGGACATGATCCCCGGCTTCGGCGGCGGGATCAAGGACCAGTTGCCCGACGACGCGATGGACGTCACCCAGGAACGGATGCGCACGTTCTCGGTCATCATGGACTCGATGACCGAGGCCGAGAAGGAGTACCCGAAGGCCATCGGCGCCAGCCAGATCGAACGCATCGCCCGCGGCTCGGGTACCAGCGAGGACGAGGTCCGGGAACTGCTCCAGCAGTACAAGATGATGGAGAAGACGATCAAGCAGTTCCAGGGCATGGGCTCCGAACAGGAGATGCAGCGCATGATGAAACAGATGCAGCAGGGCGGCGGCGGTGGCGGCGGTGGCATGGGCGGTATGGGGCCGTTCGGCTGA
- a CDS encoding 4Fe-4S binding protein — MATETESSDGITITRNRVVRFLFTNEYVQPAVNLLTAALFVYAIYRAAVGPTDSSANFGAVAFFDLWWSPAMILSLLFLGRIWCFFCPLGAIVRLTQRFGLQRHFPMYSHRKWVVYGLPLSVLSLTAVTFALARWPMYKVGVAYTPRLIPYYWLAILGVAVAVSLVYRRQAFCRYVCPATGVMSVTSKLSPLEIAQRSETGVQCATLEYRSEYLSTDRRCTVCMKCTTERPDEDVDLRFRWPGSKIVTERIPLVDEAIVALVIWAVFPIDHVLGDAVESTALVGGLPGLLTPTVAYLTSIAATLLGFTAVNRLASDWGGLDWTESFTKFGLAYAPLGIMYSLGAHVIGGLLEDGGESLNAFANGLGIPLDLPAGAEPALVSAWDAFFVADWLWLAVAWSGLIAWQVAATMADSRRLAYRAFVPHVAFMAVCTALVVVAH, encoded by the coding sequence ATGGCGACAGAGACCGAGTCGAGCGATGGAATCACGATCACCCGGAATCGGGTCGTCCGATTCCTGTTCACGAACGAGTACGTCCAGCCGGCGGTCAATCTACTCACCGCCGCGCTCTTCGTGTACGCGATCTATCGGGCCGCGGTCGGCCCGACGGACTCGAGCGCGAACTTCGGAGCCGTGGCCTTCTTCGACCTGTGGTGGTCGCCGGCGATGATCCTCAGCCTGCTGTTCCTGGGTCGGATCTGGTGTTTCTTCTGTCCGCTCGGCGCGATCGTCAGGCTCACCCAGCGGTTCGGACTGCAGCGACACTTCCCGATGTACTCCCACCGGAAGTGGGTCGTCTACGGGCTGCCGCTGTCGGTCCTGTCGCTGACCGCGGTGACGTTCGCGCTGGCCCGGTGGCCGATGTACAAGGTCGGCGTCGCCTACACGCCGCGTCTGATTCCGTACTACTGGCTCGCGATCCTCGGCGTCGCCGTCGCGGTCAGCCTCGTCTATCGGCGACAGGCGTTCTGTCGGTACGTCTGTCCCGCGACTGGGGTGATGAGCGTCACGTCGAAGCTCTCGCCGCTCGAGATCGCCCAGCGGAGCGAGACCGGCGTCCAGTGTGCGACCCTCGAGTACCGGAGCGAGTACCTGAGCACGGACCGCCGGTGTACGGTCTGCATGAAGTGTACGACCGAACGACCGGACGAAGACGTGGACCTTCGCTTTCGGTGGCCGGGGTCGAAGATCGTCACCGAGCGCATCCCGCTGGTCGACGAGGCGATCGTCGCGCTGGTCATCTGGGCCGTCTTCCCGATCGATCACGTCCTCGGTGACGCCGTCGAGTCGACGGCGCTGGTCGGGGGACTCCCGGGGCTGCTCACGCCCACGGTGGCGTATCTGACGAGCATCGCGGCGACGCTGCTCGGATTCACGGCCGTCAATCGGCTCGCGAGCGACTGGGGCGGCCTCGACTGGACCGAGTCGTTCACGAAGTTCGGGCTCGCGTACGCGCCGCTGGGAATCATGTACTCGCTGGGCGCCCACGTTATCGGGGGCCTGCTCGAGGACGGCGGCGAGAGCCTGAACGCGTTCGCGAACGGGTTGGGCATCCCGCTTGACCTCCCCGCGGGCGCGGAGCCGGCGCTCGTTTCGGCCTGGGACGCGTTCTTCGTCGCCGACTGGCTCTGGCTCGCCGTCGCCTGGAGCGGGCTGATCGCCTGGCAGGTCGCCGCGACGATGGCCGACTCGAGGCGTCTGGCCTATCGCGCGTTCGTTCCCCACGTCGCGTTCATGGCCGTCTGTACGGCGCTCGTCGTCGTCGCACACTGA